A genome region from Nocardioides cynanchi includes the following:
- the hutH gene encoding histidine ammonia-lyase yields the protein METVHVGVGPVSFAEVVAVTRDGAAVELTEEALAAIDRARAVVDRLASAPDPAYGISTGFGALATRHIPTERREQLQRSLIRSHAAGSGPEVEREVVRGLMLLRLSTLATGHTGVRRETALLLAAVLSAGITPVVREYGSLGCSGDLAPLAHCALALMGEGDVRDSSGELVPAAQALAVAGLAPVQLAAKEGLALINGTDGMLGMLVLAITDLRRLLATADIAAAMSVEAQMGTDRVFAADLQELRPQVGQALSAANLRALLAGSGVMASHREDKVHRVQDAYSLRCSPQVHGAARDTVEHAALVAERELASAVDNPVVLAEDGRVESNGNFHGAPVAYVLDFLAIVAADVASISERRSDRFLDRARNHDLPPFLADDPGVDSGLMIAQYTQAAIVSELKRLAVPASVDSIPSSAMQEDHVSMGWSAARKLRRSVDGLTRVVAIELMTAARALTLRTTTGPTAGTTPAPATGAVVRLLAERGIGVPGPDRFLSPEIEAAVALVASGAVLSAVEEVIGELA from the coding sequence ATGGAGACGGTGCACGTGGGCGTGGGTCCGGTCTCGTTCGCGGAGGTCGTCGCAGTGACCCGCGACGGTGCGGCGGTCGAGCTGACCGAGGAGGCGCTGGCCGCCATCGATCGGGCCCGGGCCGTCGTCGATCGGCTGGCGTCGGCGCCCGACCCGGCGTACGGGATCTCGACCGGCTTCGGGGCGCTGGCGACGCGCCACATCCCCACCGAGCGCCGCGAGCAGCTGCAGCGCTCGCTGATCCGCTCGCACGCAGCCGGCTCCGGCCCCGAGGTCGAGCGCGAGGTGGTGCGCGGCCTGATGCTGCTGCGCCTCTCGACGCTGGCGACGGGGCACACCGGCGTACGACGTGAGACGGCGCTGCTGCTCGCCGCCGTCCTGTCCGCGGGGATCACGCCGGTGGTGCGCGAGTACGGCTCCCTGGGCTGCTCCGGCGACCTCGCGCCGCTGGCGCACTGTGCCCTCGCGCTGATGGGGGAGGGCGACGTCCGTGACAGCTCCGGCGAGCTGGTCCCCGCGGCGCAGGCCCTGGCCGTGGCCGGCCTGGCGCCCGTCCAGCTCGCCGCCAAGGAGGGCCTGGCCCTGATCAACGGCACCGACGGAATGCTGGGGATGCTGGTGCTCGCGATCACCGACCTGCGCCGGCTGCTCGCGACCGCCGACATCGCGGCCGCCATGAGCGTCGAGGCGCAGATGGGCACCGACCGGGTCTTCGCCGCGGACCTCCAGGAGCTGCGCCCGCAGGTCGGGCAGGCACTGTCGGCCGCCAACCTGCGCGCCCTCCTCGCCGGCTCCGGGGTGATGGCGAGCCACCGCGAGGACAAGGTGCACCGGGTCCAGGACGCCTACTCCCTGCGCTGCTCGCCCCAGGTGCACGGCGCCGCCCGCGACACCGTGGAGCACGCCGCCCTCGTCGCCGAGCGCGAGCTGGCCAGCGCGGTCGACAACCCCGTGGTCCTGGCGGAGGACGGGCGGGTCGAGTCCAACGGCAACTTCCACGGCGCCCCCGTGGCCTACGTGCTCGACTTCCTGGCGATCGTCGCGGCCGACGTGGCCTCGATCTCCGAGCGGCGCAGCGACCGGTTCCTGGACCGGGCGCGCAACCACGACCTGCCGCCGTTCCTCGCGGACGACCCAGGCGTCGACAGCGGCCTGATGATCGCGCAGTACACCCAGGCCGCGATCGTCTCCGAGCTCAAGCGTCTCGCCGTCCCGGCCAGCGTCGACTCGATCCCGTCGAGCGCGATGCAGGAGGACCACGTGTCGATGGGCTGGTCGGCCGCTCGCAAGCTCCGGCGCTCCGTCGACGGGCTCACTCGGGTGGTGGCCATCGAGCTGATGACCGCCGCCCGCGCGCTCACCCTGCGGACCACGACCGGTCCGACCGCCGGCACCACGCCCGCGCCGGCCACCGGTGCCGTCGTACGCCTGCTGGCCGAGCGCGGCATCGGCGTCCCCGGGCCCGACCGTTTCCTGTCTCCCGAGATCGAGGCTGCCGTGGCGCTCGTCGCCTCGGGCGCCGTCCTGTCCGCCGTCGAAGAAGTGATCGGAGAGCTCGCATGA
- the hutU gene encoding urocanate hydratase: MTDSNPRLPIHAPHGTELSAKSWQTEAPLRMLMNNLDPDVAERPEDLVVYGGTGKAARSWPAYDALLASLRDLEDDETLLVQSGKPVGVMRTNPWAPRVLIANSNLVGDWANWEEFRRLEEMGLIMYGQMTAGSWIYIGTQGILQGTFETFAAVADKKFGGTLAGTITLTAGLGGMGGAQPLAVTMNDGVAICIDVDQSRITRRIEHRYLDEQADSLEDAVRRAVAARDAKRPLSIGVLGNAAELVPQLLEMKAPIDVVTDQTSAHDPLSYLPVGVAFDDWHDAAERDPAGFTKDAEASMAVHVRAMVEFQDAGAEVFDYGNSIRDEARKGGYDRAFEFPGFVPAYIRPLFCEGKGPFRWAALSGDPADIAATDRAILELFPDNARLHKWITMAQERVQFQGLPARICWLGYGERHLAGLKFNEMVASGELKAPIVIGRDHLDCGSVASPYRETEGMLDGSDAIADWAILNALVNTASGATWVSFHHGGGVGMGRSLHAGQVCVADGTELAAQKIERVLTNDPGMGVIRHVDAGYDRAVEVADERGVRVPMRR, encoded by the coding sequence ATGACCGACTCCAACCCGCGCCTCCCCATCCACGCCCCCCACGGGACCGAGCTGTCGGCGAAGAGCTGGCAGACCGAGGCGCCGCTGCGGATGCTGATGAACAACCTCGACCCCGATGTCGCCGAGCGGCCCGAGGACCTCGTCGTGTACGGCGGCACCGGCAAGGCCGCGCGGTCCTGGCCGGCGTACGACGCGCTGCTGGCCTCGCTGCGCGACCTCGAGGACGACGAGACCCTGCTCGTGCAGTCCGGCAAGCCGGTCGGCGTGATGCGGACCAACCCCTGGGCGCCGCGAGTGCTGATCGCGAACTCCAACCTGGTCGGAGACTGGGCCAACTGGGAGGAGTTCCGCAGGCTCGAGGAGATGGGGCTGATCATGTACGGCCAGATGACGGCCGGCTCGTGGATCTACATCGGCACCCAGGGCATCCTGCAGGGCACCTTCGAGACCTTCGCCGCGGTCGCGGACAAGAAGTTCGGCGGCACCCTGGCCGGCACGATCACCCTGACCGCCGGGCTCGGCGGCATGGGCGGCGCCCAGCCGCTCGCGGTCACGATGAACGACGGTGTGGCGATCTGCATCGACGTCGACCAGTCCCGGATCACCCGCCGGATCGAGCACCGCTACCTCGACGAGCAGGCCGACTCCCTGGAGGACGCCGTACGCCGCGCCGTCGCGGCGCGCGACGCGAAGCGGCCGCTGTCGATCGGCGTGCTCGGCAACGCCGCCGAGCTGGTGCCGCAGCTGCTCGAGATGAAGGCACCGATCGACGTCGTCACCGACCAGACCTCGGCTCACGACCCGCTGTCGTACCTCCCGGTCGGGGTCGCGTTCGACGACTGGCACGACGCAGCCGAGCGCGACCCGGCCGGGTTCACCAAGGACGCCGAGGCCTCGATGGCCGTGCACGTGCGGGCGATGGTGGAGTTCCAGGACGCCGGCGCCGAGGTGTTCGACTACGGCAACTCGATCCGGGACGAGGCCCGCAAGGGCGGCTACGACCGGGCGTTCGAGTTCCCCGGCTTCGTGCCGGCGTACATCCGGCCGCTGTTCTGCGAGGGCAAGGGGCCGTTCCGCTGGGCGGCACTCTCGGGCGACCCGGCCGACATCGCGGCGACCGACCGCGCGATCCTCGAGCTCTTCCCGGACAACGCGCGCCTGCACAAGTGGATCACCATGGCCCAGGAGCGCGTGCAGTTCCAGGGTCTGCCGGCGCGGATCTGCTGGCTCGGGTACGGCGAGCGCCACCTGGCCGGGCTGAAGTTCAACGAGATGGTCGCCTCCGGCGAGCTGAAGGCGCCGATCGTGATCGGTCGCGACCACCTCGACTGCGGCTCGGTCGCCTCGCCGTACCGCGAGACCGAGGGCATGCTGGACGGCTCGGACGCGATCGCGGACTGGGCGATCCTCAACGCCCTGGTCAACACCGCCTCCGGCGCCACCTGGGTGTCGTTCCACCACGGCGGCGGGGTCGGGATGGGCCGGTCGCTGCACGCCGGGCAGGTCTGCGTCGCCGACGGCACCGAGCTGGCCGCGCAGAAGATCGAGCGGGTCCTCACCAACGACCCGGGCATGGGCGTGATCCGCCACGTCGACGCCGGCTACGACCGGGCGGTCGAGGTGGCCGACGAGCGCGGCGTGCGCGTGCCCATGCGTCGATAG
- a CDS encoding uridine kinase: protein MESQPERDRVLAQVWAHVPAPDRPVLVAVDGADGAGKTWFAADLARVADRPVVVATLDDFHHDRARRHAEGRTGETVWARSFDYAAVRRELVDPWLAGAGTPYRRRWHDLARDQRVDAAPEPVPAGGVLLVEGVFAQRPELADAWDLTVYVDTPDAVRLARMAVRDGVPGEPDHPDQRRYLEAQQIYRDACRPLERAGIVIDNAAPERPRIARIAAGVAHGAHNDQS from the coding sequence ATGGAGTCCCAGCCGGAGCGCGACCGGGTCCTGGCGCAGGTGTGGGCGCACGTGCCCGCACCTGACCGGCCGGTGCTGGTCGCTGTCGACGGCGCGGACGGCGCGGGCAAGACGTGGTTCGCCGCCGACCTCGCCCGGGTCGCGGACCGGCCGGTCGTGGTGGCGACGCTCGACGACTTCCACCACGACCGCGCCCGGCGCCATGCCGAGGGGCGGACCGGCGAGACGGTGTGGGCGCGCAGCTTCGACTACGCGGCGGTACGACGTGAGCTGGTCGACCCATGGCTCGCCGGTGCCGGTACGCCGTACCGCCGACGTTGGCACGACCTGGCCCGTGACCAGCGGGTCGACGCCGCGCCGGAGCCGGTGCCCGCGGGCGGTGTGCTCCTCGTGGAGGGCGTGTTCGCGCAGCGACCCGAGCTCGCAGACGCGTGGGACCTGACGGTGTACGTCGACACCCCGGACGCGGTGCGCCTGGCCCGGATGGCGGTGCGGGACGGCGTACCCGGAGAGCCGGACCACCCGGACCAGCGGCGCTACCTGGAGGCGCAACAGATCTACCGCGACGCCTGCCGGCCGCTCGAGCGAGCGGGGATCGTGATCGACAACGCCGCGCCCGAACGGCCCCGGATCGCCCGGATCGCCGCGGGGGTTGCGCACGGGGCGCACAATGACCAGTCATGA
- a CDS encoding RNA polymerase sigma factor, with the protein MPAGGTIDDAVRRMCAGDGDAFREVYRSTQPALLRYLTVLVGTADAEDVASETWAQACRDLGRFSGDADGFRGWVTTIGRHRALDLLRQRSRRVRVDRDLTDIEVADPRDLEATVEEAFGTAGAVALIGSLPRQQAEAVWLRVVMGLDAKTAASVMGTRPGAVRSSTSRGLKTLARLLESRTGSTTAQRDIRVASGAEGVR; encoded by the coding sequence GTGCCGGCCGGAGGGACGATCGACGACGCCGTACGGCGCATGTGCGCCGGCGACGGCGACGCGTTCCGTGAGGTCTACCGGTCGACGCAACCGGCCCTGCTGCGCTACCTCACCGTCCTGGTCGGGACCGCGGACGCCGAGGACGTGGCGTCGGAGACCTGGGCGCAGGCGTGCCGCGACCTGGGCCGCTTCTCCGGGGACGCCGACGGGTTCCGGGGCTGGGTGACCACGATCGGTCGACACCGGGCCCTGGACCTCCTGCGGCAGCGGAGCCGGCGGGTGCGGGTCGACCGCGACCTGACCGACATCGAGGTCGCCGACCCGCGCGACCTCGAGGCCACGGTCGAGGAGGCGTTCGGTACGGCGGGTGCGGTGGCCCTGATCGGCAGCCTGCCGCGCCAGCAGGCGGAGGCGGTGTGGCTGCGGGTCGTGATGGGCCTGGATGCCAAGACCGCGGCGTCGGTGATGGGCACGCGGCCCGGCGCCGTACGGTCGTCGACCAGCCGTGGGCTGAAGACGCTGGCACGTCTTCTGGAGTCCCGGACGGGGTCGACCACCGCTCAGCGTGACATTCGGGTGGCTTCCGGCGCTGAAGGAGTGAGATGA
- a CDS encoding M48 family metallopeptidase — protein sequence MSPKPAKRRVPLTDISSRAWEHPADQGALVALRKLKGFDKLIRMMSGLINERAVRLELLGSAVRVDERQFPALHRLLTEVGATLDATDLPELYVRATPMFNAETIGMDKPVIVVDSGLVGLLDEEELRFVIGHELGHALSGHAVYRTLLLRMLSLTGLLAVVPLGTVGLRVIVAALMEWSRKSELSADRAGLLATQDPAAAFRTHMKLASGGHLDELDQTSFFAQGAEYAGSSDIRDSVLKLLLIERRTHPFAVSRAAELRSWVDSGAYTAILAGTYPRREEDADAQLSEAAQAAARSYSDAFRESQDVLGRLVHDAAGWLGTAKGWLDEQLRRRGDDEE from the coding sequence ATGAGCCCTAAGCCGGCGAAGCGCCGGGTGCCCCTGACCGACATCTCATCGCGCGCCTGGGAGCACCCGGCCGACCAGGGCGCCCTCGTCGCGCTGCGCAAGCTCAAGGGCTTCGACAAGCTCATTCGGATGATGTCCGGCCTGATCAACGAGCGGGCCGTGCGCCTGGAGCTGCTCGGCTCCGCGGTGCGGGTCGACGAGCGCCAGTTCCCGGCCCTGCACCGGCTGCTCACCGAGGTCGGCGCCACCCTCGACGCCACCGACCTCCCGGAGCTCTACGTGCGGGCGACGCCGATGTTCAACGCCGAGACGATCGGCATGGACAAACCGGTGATCGTGGTGGACTCCGGATTGGTCGGGCTCCTCGACGAGGAGGAGCTCCGGTTCGTGATCGGGCACGAGCTCGGTCACGCCCTCAGCGGGCACGCGGTGTACCGCACGCTGCTGCTCCGGATGCTCAGCCTGACCGGCCTGCTGGCCGTCGTACCCCTCGGCACGGTCGGGCTCCGGGTGATCGTCGCCGCGCTGATGGAGTGGTCTCGCAAGTCCGAGCTGTCCGCGGACCGCGCCGGGCTGCTGGCCACCCAGGACCCGGCGGCGGCGTTCCGGACCCACATGAAGCTGGCCAGCGGTGGACACCTCGACGAGCTCGACCAGACGTCGTTCTTCGCCCAGGGCGCGGAGTACGCCGGCTCCTCCGACATCCGCGACTCGGTGCTCAAGCTGCTGCTGATCGAACGGCGTACCCACCCGTTCGCGGTCTCCCGCGCGGCCGAGCTGCGCAGCTGGGTCGACTCCGGCGCCTACACCGCCATCCTGGCCGGCACCTACCCGCGCCGCGAGGAAGACGCCGACGCGCAGCTCAGCGAGGCGGCGCAGGCGGCTGCCCGCAGCTACAGCGACGCCTTCCGCGAGAGCCAGGACGTGCTCGGGCGACTCGTGCACGACGCGGCCGGCTGGCTCGGGACTGCCAAGGGCTGGCTCGACGAGCAGCTGAGGCGCCGGGGTGACGACGAGGAGTAA